The proteins below are encoded in one region of Hordeum vulgare subsp. vulgare chromosome 3H, MorexV3_pseudomolecules_assembly, whole genome shotgun sequence:
- the LOC123442997 gene encoding protein PGR-like has protein sequence MDPAGDNGGVWIRAAVAVAAGGAIAARAVRRKSVDFTAVFAGVPAMVAHTVAGYRFAGLLLVFFFTASRVTRAGEARKRALDPEFKEGGQRNWKQVLSNSGIASILVVLITLVTGGKDKCLDSKDSGLVTALIGGVIGHYSCCNGDTWSSELGILSKSEPRIITTLKRVRKGTNGGVTIDGLLAAAAAGCSIGFAFVLIGFLTTQCASDVFWRQLLVIPLATAAGLCGSLIDSFLGATVQYSGYCSVRKKVVGVDGPTVKRISGMNILDNNGVNVVSIFLTSLLTALVCTCIF, from the exons ATGGATCCGGCCGGCGACAACGGCGGCGTGTGGATCCGCGCGGCGGTGGCCGTCGCGGCGGGCGGCGCGATTGCGGCGCGCGCGGTCCGGCGCAAGTCCGTGGACTTCACCGCCGTCTTCGCCGGCGTCCCGGCCATGGTGGCCCACACCGTCGCCGGGTACAG GTTCGCGGGGCTGCTGCTGGTGTTCTTCTTCACGGCGTCGCGGGTGACGAGGGCCGGCGAGGCGAGGAAGCGCGCGCTTGATCCCGAGTTCAAGGAGGGCGGCCAGCGCAACTG GAAGCAAGTCTTGTCAAACAGTGGTATCGCAAGTATCTTGGTAGTTCTGATTACcctagttactggaggtaaagacAAATGCTTGGATTCAAAAGATTCGGGTCTTGTAACCGCCCTTATCGGTGGTGTTATTGGACATTACTCTTGCTGCAATGGTGATACATGGTCTTCCGAGCTTGGCATACTTAGCAAATCTGAACCACGAATTATCACAACACTCAAG AGAGTGCGGAAGGGGACCAATGGCGGGGTAACCATCGATGGCCTtctcgcagcagcagcagccggatGCTCGATTGGGTTTGCATTTGTGCTAATAGGATTCTTAACAACTCAGTGTGCTTCTGATGTATTTTGGAGGCAATTGCTAGTTATACCCTTAGCTACAGCTGCTGGCCTATGTGGAAGTCTGATCGATTCATTTCTGGGCGCGACGGTTCAGTACAGCGGGTACTGCAGTGTTCGCAAAAAG GTGGTTGGAGTTGATGGTCCAACGGTAAAGAGAATTTCTGGAATGAACATACTGGACAACAACGGCGTCAATGTAGTGTCTATCTTCTTGACAAGTCTGCTTACTGCCTTGGTGTGCACGTGCATTTTCTGA
- the LOC123442996 gene encoding tudor domain-containing protein 3 — translation MAAEASSSLAFPERDALLRSLAARGWRFRDAADESILALLHASPSPSPEALEADLLDTDLRLFGGKALPDRANATAAKRLSYLHGPIILQVVSVRDIYSCRVDASFKNPQQRRLLRFGLTDGISEAVAIEFSPIPFITEEIAPGTKIRLENKIPVNHGILCLGPKNVSVIGGTVQSLFEEWKMNQKFSGLSRPLLRLAQDDDGVGPPPFEKLDIEARPNRTFQLQAHPDHKDRNLGVAHDHVSVNSSSKPTNEGSSSMSRENTASKAEPKQSIADIRPKEVSEAVPVQNQAAAQKLLQKMAMPEDRPGRGRFKGRSKQEETPVFTLDEWERRKAGGSLSTAERHIQDTSRDEELARQLQEQLDLEDSHAIPVTSEAECLRMNMFSFNGPEEMGGGRRDFRGRGRGRGRGRGRGRGRF, via the exons ATGGCGGCGGAAGCGTCGAGCTCGTTGGCCTTCCCCGAGCGGGATGCGCTCCTGCGGTCCCTCGCCGCGCGCGGGTGGCGCTTCCGCGACGCCGCGGACGAGTCCATCCTGGCCCTCCTCCACGCCTCCCCCTCCCCGTCGCCGGAGGCCCTGGAGGCCGACCTCCTCGACACGGATCTGAGGCTCTTCGGTGGGAAGGCTCTCCCCGACCGCGCCAACGCCACCGCCGCGAAGCGGCTCTCCTACCTCCACGGCCCCATCATCCTGCAG GTAGTTTCTGTAAGGGATATATATAGCTGCAGGGTCGATGCCTCCTTTAAAAACCCACAGCAACGCCGCCTTCTGCGATTTGGCCTAACTGATGGCATTTCTGAAGCAGTGGCCATTGAGTTTTCCCCTATCCCGTTCATCACAGAAGAGATAGCCCCAGGTACCAAG ATTCGTCTTGAGAACAAGATTCCAGTAAATCATGGCATATTGTGCCTGGGGCCAAAAAATGTGAGCGTTATCGGGGGAACTGTCCAGTCTTTGTTTGAAGAATGGAAAATGAACCAGAAATTCTCGGGCTTATCGCGCCCATTATTGAGGTTGGCACAAGATGACGATGGAGTTGGGCCGCCACCATTTGAGAAATTGGATATCGAAGCGCGTCCAAACAGGACATTCCAGTTGCAAGCACACCCCG ACCACAAGGATAGGAACTTGGGAGTTGCTCATGACCACGTATCGGTTAATTCCAGTTCAAAACCTACGAATGAGGGTTCAAGTAGCATGAGCAGAGAGAATACAGCTAGCAAAGCTGAACCCAAACAGTCTATTGCAGATATCAGACCAAAAGAAG TAAGCGAGGCTGTCCCTGTTCAGAACCAAGCTGCTGCACAGAAACTACTGCAGAAAATGGCTATGCCCGAAGATAGGCCTGGTCGGGGTCGATTCAAGGGCAGGAGCAAGCAGGAAGAGACTCCGGTCTTCACCCTCGATGAATGGGAGAGGAGAAAAGCAGGCGGTTCACTGTCCACAGCAGAAAGGCATATACAAGACACCAGCCGAGACGAGGAACTGGCAAGACAGCTCCAAGAACAACTAGATCTAGAAGATTCCCAT GCGATACCCGTGACCTCAGAGGCCGAGTGCCTACGGATGAACATGTTCAGCTTCAATGGCCCCGAAGAAATGGGCGGCGGGAGAAGAGATTTCCGGGGGCGCGGGCGTGGAAGGGGCCGAGGGCGAGGTCGAGGCAGGGGAAGATTTTAG